A part of Gemmatimonadota bacterium genomic DNA contains:
- a CDS encoding glycosyltransferase family 2 protein: MSSVSVIVPTYNRLSLLRLAVDSVLQQTHGELELIVADDSSTDETQRYIAGLTDPRVRYLTLPHTGNVAQIRNEGARAARGEYLAFLDSDDLWAPQKLEVQLSRMQDGCWSHTQYELIDAEGIRIPFRAGASVALSGWIARDVIVAEAAPALATVLLRRTAFEKIGGFDEDTNREDYAFLLRLALAWPTVGVPECLAYVRHHTGRRTERWSGPESFIGFVHIYTRLLSEVQDVDLCDLARQRLVRNLLEMATALLTDGRSREALGCLLRAARNGAGPRHCAAAAVRGLGRRHYTTALKSSRAPC, from the coding sequence ATGTCCTCGGTTTCGGTGATCGTACCGACGTATAACCGGCTTTCGCTGCTGCGTTTGGCAGTCGACTCCGTGCTGCAGCAGACGCACGGAGAATTGGAACTCATTGTGGCAGACGACAGCTCAACCGACGAAACGCAGCGGTATATCGCAGGGCTTACCGACCCAAGGGTGCGCTACCTCACGCTCCCGCATACGGGCAATGTGGCTCAAATTCGCAATGAGGGAGCGCGGGCGGCGCGGGGCGAGTACCTGGCCTTTCTAGACTCGGACGACCTCTGGGCTCCGCAGAAGCTTGAGGTCCAGCTATCCCGCATGCAAGACGGCTGCTGGTCGCATACGCAGTACGAGTTGATCGATGCCGAGGGTATTCGGATACCGTTCCGGGCCGGTGCATCCGTAGCACTCTCCGGCTGGATAGCGCGCGATGTGATTGTCGCAGAGGCGGCACCTGCTCTGGCCACCGTACTGCTCAGGAGAACGGCCTTCGAGAAGATCGGGGGCTTCGACGAGGACACAAACCGCGAGGATTACGCCTTCCTGCTCCGCCTGGCCCTGGCTTGGCCGACGGTGGGCGTGCCCGAGTGCTTGGCATATGTCCGGCATCACACTGGGCGCAGGACCGAGCGGTGGTCAGGTCCCGAGTCGTTCATCGGGTTCGTCCACATCTACACTCGGCTGCTCAGCGAGGTACAGGATGTTGATCTGTGCGACCTCGCCCGCCAGCGCCTCGTGCGAAACCTGCTGGAAATGGCAACCGCACTCCTCACCGACGGCAGGAGCCGTGAGGCGCTAGGTTGCCTGCTACGGGCAGCACGGAATGGCGCGGGCCCTCGACATTGCGCGGCCGCTGCTGTTCGGGGCCTGGGCAGGAGGCACTATACTACGGCACTGAAAAGCTCCCGAGCTCCTTGCTAG
- a CDS encoding methyltransferase domain-containing protein, which yields MIGRGLGRRTLWRGWQRLLGRNGLPVLRPREAYDRWAPNYGEPASPLHRIEAAVLAEVLPEVQGSRVLDLGCGRGRAGALALERGAGAVVSVDLSPRMLEAAPPERGAGGDRVAADALSLPFRAASFDVVVSALVLGHIASLRAALREMARVLRADGALVVTDFHPYATLRGWQRTFADAASGRTFAIEQHVHLLEDYMAAFGELGLRLEALREPRHEGFPVVLALRARRLGHDASREAFGAQKPFMSRAG from the coding sequence ATGATCGGCCGGGGCCTCGGCCGCCGCACCCTTTGGCGCGGCTGGCAGCGACTGCTCGGCCGCAACGGCCTGCCCGTGCTGCGGCCGCGGGAAGCGTACGACCGCTGGGCGCCAAACTACGGCGAGCCCGCCAGCCCGCTGCACCGAATCGAGGCGGCCGTGCTGGCCGAGGTACTGCCGGAGGTGCAGGGGAGCCGCGTGCTCGACCTTGGCTGCGGCCGCGGCCGGGCCGGCGCCCTGGCGCTCGAGCGGGGCGCGGGCGCGGTGGTGAGCGTGGACCTCTCGCCGCGGATGCTCGAGGCGGCGCCGCCCGAGCGTGGAGCGGGCGGCGACCGCGTGGCCGCAGATGCGCTCTCGCTCCCCTTCCGCGCCGCGTCCTTTGACGTGGTGGTTTCAGCGCTGGTGCTCGGGCACATCGCCTCGCTGCGCGCCGCGTTGCGCGAGATGGCGCGCGTGCTGCGCGCGGACGGCGCCCTGGTGGTGACCGATTTCCACCCCTACGCGACGCTGCGCGGCTGGCAGCGCACCTTCGCCGATGCGGCGAGCGGACGGACCTTCGCCATCGAGCAGCACGTGCACCTGCTCGAGGACTACATGGCGGCCTTCGGCGAGCTGGGGCTCCGGCTGGAGGCGCTGCGCGAGCCGCGCCACGAGGGCTTCCCTGTGGTGCTGGCGCTCCGCGCCCGAAGGCTTGGTCACGACGCCTCTCGAGAGGCTTTTGGAGCGCAAAAACCTTTTATGTCGCGAGCAGGGTGA